A region from the Brassica napus cultivar Da-Ae chromosome C8, Da-Ae, whole genome shotgun sequence genome encodes:
- the LOC106423817 gene encoding uncharacterized protein LOC106423817, translated as MVLMVPSMKDELQEWYPSIVQQSLVKYMFLPIVDESSLETMLEVLSYHSSINSVELYLEVKPVSHRSTSLANHETRKRSRQNDANIDANPRESNNNGWLEEEDSTDDKNEAAQRGSKMKNPDPSKGLSNSVSKQLFFSSSWLSEGELYVGMLFRDQEELEKAVKLYSGRRQRNYDVDDYLTLGGNIEFRCKYGSSQALIKAQPSLSLSELIKWVKKEFGYTVSGDNMWDAKTKAITAILGDLDKSFSVLPKFMAVLSSSNKMVMDWQYDPFPDPKEASFRSVFWAFQQSIKGFLHCAPVIMVDTVDLSSKYGGKLLIAACVDAEFQIFPLAFAIITNKSFPADSW; from the exons ATGGTCCTGATGGTCCCTTCTATGAAGGATGAACTCCAAGAGTG GTACCCTTCCATTGTTCAACAATCTCTTGTGAAGTATATGTTTTTGCCCATTGTGGATGAATCAAGTCTTGAGACCATGCTTGAGGTTCTAAGCTATCATTCTTCTATCAACAGTGTGGAGTTGTATTTAGAGGTCAAACCGGTCTCTCATCGTTCGACATCATTAGCAAATCACGAGACCCGTAAGCGTTCTCGGCAAAATGATGCTAATATTGATGCGAACCCTCGTGAGAGTAACAATAATGGGTGGCTTGAAGAGGAGGATAGTACGGATGATAAAAATGAGGCTGCACAGAGAGGTTCAAAGATGAAAAATCCAGATCCATCGAAAGGCCTCAGCAATAGTGTCTCAAAGCAGTTGTTTTTCTCTAGTTCATGGCTTAGTGAAGGTGAGTTGTATGTTGGGATGCTTTTTAGAGATCAAGAGGAGCTAGAGAAAGCAGTAAAGCTCTACTCTGGCAGAAGGCAGCGAAACTACGATGTTGACGATTATCTCACTCTTGGAGGTAACATTGAGTTCAGGTGCAAATAC GGGAGCTCCCAAGCTCTAATAAAGGCTCAGCCTTCACTCTCACTCTCGGAGTTGATCAAGTGGGTGAAAAAAGAGTTTGGCTACACAGTCTCTGGTGATAATATGTGGGACGCTAAAACGAAAGCCATCACTGCAATCTTGGGAGATTTGGACAAGAGTTTTAGTGTACTGCCCAAGTTCATGGCTGTCCTTTCCTCATCTAATAAGATGGTAATGGATTGGCAGTATGATCCTTTTCCCGATCCTAAAGAAGCATCTTTTCGTTCTGTGTTTTGGGCGTTCCAGCAGTCAATCAAAGGGTTTCTTCACTGTGCGCCGGTGATCATGGTGGATACAGTAGACTTGAGCAGTAAGTATGGTGGGAAACTGTTGATTGCCGCATGTGTTGATGCTGAATTTCAGATCTTTCCACTTGCGTTTGCCATTATTACCAACAAGAGTTTTCCTGCTGATTCTTGGTGA